The proteins below are encoded in one region of Arthrobacter sp. CJ23:
- the rpmH gene encoding 50S ribosomal protein L34, with amino-acid sequence MSKRTFQPNNRRRAKKHGFRLRMRTRAGRAILAARRGKGRVELSA; translated from the coding sequence GTGAGCAAGCGGACTTTTCAGCCGAATAACCGCCGTCGGGCAAAGAAGCATGGCTTCCGCCTTCGTATGCGCACCCGTGCCGGCCGCGCCATCCTGGCTGCCCGCCGTGGCAAGGGCCGCGTCGAACTGTCGGCGTAA